DNA from Nymphaea colorata isolate Beijing-Zhang1983 chromosome 4, ASM883128v2, whole genome shotgun sequence:
AATCTGGTAAAACTCTGATCTGGTTATCACTGATGTCCAATTCCTCAAGCAATTCAAGGTTGCCAATTGATCTTGGCAATGAACGCAGATCAGCAAAATTCTTGGCAATATTCAGCTTGACAAGACTGGTGACCAGGCACAAGCTTTCTGGAAGTGATTCAAGTTCATTAAAGCTGACATCTAGCTCCTTCAAATTAACAAGAGAAGCCATTGTTGTTGGCAAGCGCTTAATTCTATTATAGTGTAGAGTAAGAATTTCTAACGTCTCAAGCTTTCCAATTGCTTCAGGAAGTGCTTTCAGTTGATTGAAATCAGCTCTAAGCTCTGTAAGGGAAGAGCATAGCCCGATCCAGTGAGGGagttcttcaaattcattggtTTCAATATTCAACCTTCTCAAACGAGTTAGGTTTCCGAAAGTTTCAGGCAAAGTGGATAACTGGTTTGTACTCAAGTCAAGATTTGTCAGACTTGATAGATTTCGGAAGGCATTTGGTAGATATTTCAAGAGATTTCCGTGCAAGTCAAGTTCAACTAGACTGCTTAGGTCTCCAAAGGAATCAGGCAGGTTCATCAATTGATTGGAATGCAGATCGAGCTTCACTAAGGACTTGAGTTCGCCAACTGTTGAGGGAAGAACCATTATTCTATTCTCTGCTAAATTAAGAGTAACGAGATTTGACAACTTCCCCAGTGAGACAGGCAACCATTCCATCTGATCCAACAGCTTCCCTTGAAGATCTAGCTCAGTGACACCACTTCTCTGAGAAGCTTCAATCAAACTTGCCAAATTTATCAAGCTAAGTTTCTCTGGATTTTCACCTATAAGGTTTACACAGGCAACAGAAATTAGCTGCAACGGATTGTATTTGTGGTACACAATGTATGGGCACGCAGATGATCCTGAATATTGACCATGTCAGAAGCTGCAACGACATGCATTCACACACATAAATAATTATgcacaaaagaaattttaaaaggaGAGCAttaatttctgcattttctgcTTAAAAGAAGTGGGAGATATTACATAGCATCTAGGCCTCAAAGTATGTATGCTGCCAACTAAAAAATGTTCTAATCGAGACATGACTGTCACTCTGCGCTGCTAACCACATCGTGCTCTTCAATTGACTAAATAATAAGATCAAAATGCAGATATCATTATCTAAACATGGGATTCAAGTATTCAACTCACAATCCTATATGAACCCCATTGGTTCATGACATTCGTGTTATGTCATCAGCCAAAACATAACTTCACTgataataaacataaaaaaccTCGTGGAGTGCCCAAAGCACAGAAACACATGCAGTTCTCCAGTGACGGCACAAGCTTTCGCTGAACGTTGAACCGTCCAAGTAATTTTTGCAAAAGAAGTACTGCAAAGTTATCCCAACTGCACCACACGGCGAGGTTAACATCAGGTCAGCATGCAGCACTATTGTCTCCTTTGCTATTAACACTGTCGACATTGTATATTATCAACTCAGATAGCATATAAAGTTACTCTGCAAGATGAAACTCTAAGAACAGAAATTACATCCCCAAGAGCGAACCAAAATGATACGTCAATAACAGCCCAAGTGTGAAAAAACAAGACAAACAAATGTGAGCCACAAATTACAAAAACGCATCCATATAGACTCAGAAACTGTTTCTAATTGGAGACTGCAGAAAAGATGCACTTTCTTGTCAGGCAAGTTTGAGCCAAAAGTCCAAACAAATGCGGACCACAAATTATAGACGCGCATCCATATAGACATCTGAGAAAGTTGCACCATTCAGTAATCAGTATTATATCAGCCTTTGTAAGAATCAGAATGTTTGGTGGTATTCATGACACAGACAAAAGCAATGAGCTCCTATGAAATTTCGCTTCTTATAATTCTTTGCATATCCTTGTGAGAAATACCGTTTGATCACagaaagagagacataaacATATCAGATATAGACAGAGAAAAAGACCCAAAAAGGAGATGCCAATCTAATAAACAACACTGACAAATGGAGATATCATATCCATCTCCTAATTAAAGCTATCGACCAACACTAGGACCGTGAGAATTATTTCTTAACCCTCTTCTAATTTCTCTCTGCTGCAACAAAGTTCTGAAACCACCACAATGCCATATTTAAAGCTACAGAGAAAGACaatgaaaggagaaaagggaAGACGCGTGCTGAAGGAATCACCATCTTTCACTAACGCAGGCTTCACCGAATCAACTGAAACAACAGATTTCTGATTATCATCACTAATGTCCTTCGTGGGGACACCTGACATTGCCTTCTCATGACCAGTTTCCTTCTTTGTTTCGCCTTTTATGACGGGGGTCTCATGAACAAAACTACCAACCTGAATTCCGTGGCCTTCGGAGGAGACCAGCATGTCCGAAGCCTTCTGAATGAGCTGATCAAAGCCCTCGAATATCTTGTCCCTTTTAAGCAAGAACAGGACCTCCTTCCTCTGCTCATGACTCCGCAGCATGATCAAGTTCCTCCTCATCTCCTGCAGCACACGGAACAACTCTTTAGGCACCCCCTCAGGCTCTTCCATCCAGCTAATTTCTTCCATCCTCTGCCTCTCCTCGTCTTCTAAAGTTTGCATGACCACCATGGCTGCTTGAACTTCGTCGATTGTGGGCCTTCGTGGCAGAGACCTGTAAATTCCCATGATCTCCTCCACTGTTTCTATCAAAGCTGGTGGCTTTGATCGTAGCTGTATTGCCATTTCTACTTCTCgtgtggtctctctctctctgctcttaCATGAACCGccgtgaagaagaaaaagaacaaggaaaagaaaccaACAGACCGATACAAAGAAAACGGAAATCTCGGAAAGTTCTTGAAGAGAACCTGTAGTTCAACTTTACGACGAACCGACATGCGATGCACTCCTTCTAACTTCGATGGTCACTGTGCACcaatttttccttctctcctgcttttgtttttcctctGTAAATATAATTCAATATTGCGCACACCGTATTGTCCGGATGCAGCGGATGAAACCAACGATTCTCCTCCGCCCTTCAATATCGTCAATTTCAGTCGTGCCTCACTCGTTTTGATGATTCATTTTCTGTGCTTCCAGCCAAATTAGTCtttgaaaaagaatatttttcaattaattctCTTGGTGAGATAAATCAAAATTGCTCTTtaataaaacagaaaattagCACTTCATAAAGTGAAGAAGTATGGCCTAATAGCTTCCTCAATCTCTACGTGCTATAAGAAATTTAATATGTCGTTTTGTTAGGTCCATTGTTAAGATCCTCCAGAAAACTATAAGGTTGTTAGGTCTTCAATATCTTATGAAGACGTAATATTTCAAGTTTCTTTTCTTGGATTAAACTAAGGCGATGGATACACTTGGCTTTAAttatgtagaaaaaaaaaaatcttgtgttGCGCTTGTCATGTTAGACATGGAAGACATATTCTCAaggatttgataagaaaaacattaataCATATTTCTATGACATGTTTGAAGAACGCAATGTTCTGGTTTAAAGAAATTATAATTATtactagcattttttttttgttgaatctcTAAACGACATCTACATGACATCGTGTTTTATGAAACACGATATACTGTTATGCgttttaaaacacattttctaaaaataaaatatttcttaTCAAATACCTTCTAAAAAGCTAGAAGTTCtctaaaaagttcaaaaactaaaaaaccaaatgaaatgGAGTGCATTGGAATAATCTGACAAAAAAGCTTCTTATTTTTCGAATAATGAATTTGATGTAGTTCATATTATTACTAAAAAGTGCATTATTTTTCGAATAATGAATTTGATGTAGTACAAAAAAGCTTCATCTCCCTAAGGTCTATGGCTGCGCTCCCATTCCCAATTTGGTGTCGACGTTTTGAAAGACTACTCGTACTCAAGTTCAACCACTGAAGAAGACGGGGAGAGAGACGCCTAGAGAGAGAATGCCGTGAACGCAAATGGTTTAGACTTCACAATTTAGTGGACCTCGGGGAACTCAAAGTCATCAAAGCACCATTAATTGCCCTTCATCTCATCCATCCATCCAGTAGAGTTGAGTGCTTTGACCAATTTATGCATTTCATGGCCCCACTCAAAAACTCTTGGTTGGTGTTCGatgactttgaattttgattttagaattaaagttttaaaaacaaaaatttcactttAAATTAGAATTGAAACGAAAATGCCCGTTTTCCTGTGTTTTGAcgtctagaattttgattctagaattgaaaatgacGAGCATGAATTAAgattttagaattgatgaattaaaatcaTTGCGACATGAGTgaaagttttctaaaattttggaatcataacaattatagaattttgattaaaaaacgAGCATATAAtttccagaatcaaaattgttTATTCGATTTtacatttccattttataaaaaatgagaattttaattttagaattccCTAATTCTTGCCTCATCAAACGCTTCCATCCATGTTATAGCATTTATTTTGCTTATCACGCAATGCATCGCTTTGTTTATgcgtacatacatacatatgtgtcTGCTTTTTTATGTACATGGGAACGCTAATATGCATGTAGGTGTATGTATATGAGATAAAGTTTGCTTGATAGTCTTCTCTCAGATTTTAAGTGCAGAAACCTTAACCTGAGCCGAGAGGCAAGTTAATTTGAAAGCATGGACAGGCAAGTGCAGAGTAAGGGATTTTTCTTGAGGAGTGTTAAATTATAGTTGCAAAATTGTGACAAGAGTTGAAATTATTTCCAAAATTTGTATATAGGATAaatgatgtatattttttttttgaggggagGTCAACTGCCAGCTCCTCCTCGAAGACTTCGGTGGACatggtgtgtatatatatatgtatatatatataaaattaacattaaaaaaaaaaggtctccCTCACCACGTCTTATGCTTTGTGGAGGAGAATGTGGCCTCCCCCATTGTGGTGCTGGTAACACCTCttgtccatctctctctctctttttttctttgaaaaaaaaaactgaccaTCCAATCGATTAAGGTCAGATTGGTCCCATGCATTGTGTagggtgcatatatatatatatatatatatatatggtccaAGACAGTTGGCCGTAGGTCACAAGTTATGGGCTTGACCAGACACTTCTGGCAAGCTCATGTATACTGACAAATTAAGTCATCCCATGCCAATATTCGTGAGACTTCAATTAATAGTGTGTCTCCCGCTCTGCCCATGTAGTAAGGGGGCGGGTATATGTGGGCAAGGTACATCTGACCTACTTCTATCTTCCTAAATTGATTGGACTTGATCCGTGTTTGATATGTCCACgatcatgaaattttaaaatcaaactaCTCCATTTTTacgaaattaaaattattaaacaaatagagtattttgtttcaaaaatttaaaaacggAAACATGAAGTTTTGATTCCAATCTAGTTTGAGAAAGAATTATGATTCTATGATtttcagaatcaaaattccaaaccatcaaaacACTCCATTTCAAGTAAAATTTTCCTGACCCCAACAGAAAAGCTGAGACTGCTGCAAGTTGGAAATCCGGGAACTCTAGTCCTTGGGGAAGACTCCATGCAGCGTCATTATAGTGCATAAACTATATAACAACACAAGTTGAATTTTCAAGTTCATTTCCAAAATTCAACAGTATAAACAGGTGATGTTCCCACTCCCCACCATCATCATGCAGACAGAAACACGGTCACAAAAGAGTCAAGAAATCAACAGTGTTATtgtgaaaacaagaaaatgatacAAGTATACAATAAAGTTCAATTGACTCGAAAAGCTTGCTATCGAGCTAGTGTCTTGACAGGTTCTCGTTCTCATCTATTACTCTCAAGTAATCCTGCAGCTGCAATGGGAAACATCGATGCTGTTTCCATGCATTCCCATGCATCTTCAGCATCTTCAGTGCCCTCTCCCTGAGCGAATTTGCCGCTGGTCCGCCATTGAGCTGCAATACACCACTGAGCTTCGACACGGCGCCTAACTCCGCCATCTGCTCCAAGAATCTCTCCGTTGGATGGTATTCGCAGATCAGCCCTAAGATCTTCACACCAAGTTTCGTTACTAACTCTGAGACCGTCATGATCTTCTTAGTCACAACTGCCACGGCCATCGCATGATCGACGAACGCAGACCTCCCGTCTGCCGTCTGACACAGCAGTTTCAGGACTACCATCATCTTCTCGCACCTCCCTCTGCTCGAATCCGGCAAAAGTTCGATCAAGACACCGACTGAGCCGGCTTCTACCGCCTTTACTCGGCTATATCTTGAAACCGTCAGTATATCTACCAGAATTTCCAAGACAGAGGAAGTGGCTTCGGTGCAGATGCCATCTGATAGCAGCTCTAACAGAGCCTTGAAAAGGTTCGTACCTTGATCTCTCACGATTTGCCTCCAATTGGTTTCCTCTCTCGTAATTTTCCTCAGAACAGAGACTGCATGAAACCGCGATTCTGAGCTCCCAGTTTGCAGCATTAAAACAAGAGTTCTCAGACAGTCGGGTCTGGTCAGGAACTGGATCGTGGAACTAGAAATTGTTTCCAGTGGCAGGCTGTGGAGGATAGCAACAGATTCTTCACTTGACCGGAAGGCGACGAAATCCTCGCCGCCGTTCTCATTCCATTCCCGGCAAAGCAACCCGCTTATGACCTCAATCCCTCCGGCCTGAACCAACAACTCAGAATTGTCGCCGCCCGACTCGAGCAACTCCCTTAGCTTCCTGAGTGAAGAGACCTTGAAAAGCGACGACTCTATCGTCCGGAGGAGATCGGCCATTTCCTTGGAGTCGACCCTTTTCTGGGTTGAAGACGAAGCGGGCTGCAGGAGGCCTTGGCTCTGCTTCCACGAGTCTATGAGGCGCTTGAGAGTGTGGTTGGGGgtgaaattgaagttttcaagGTTTTGCATGGTGGCCGGACAGGTGCTTTTCCGGCAACCGCAGATCCATCGCTCTATGCTCTTCCGGTCGTATGTTACGCCGGTGCAGGCGGTGACAGGATCAGTCATGAGCTCCATTGAGATGGGACACTTGAAGTAGGGAGGTACCTCCATTTCTCTCCTCCTCTGATCTCTTCTGTTTCTTCTCTCAGAGAAAGGAACACAGAAAGAGGAGTTGGCACACGGAGAGGGATCGAGATCTACCAAATGCTTCTTCTTGATCAGGGTGGCACTACTGCGAAGCCTCTGTAATCTGTATAAATGGAGGCGACCGAGGGAGATGAGAAGCTCTTAATACACTGAGCAACTTGAGGTTCTTTATTGAAAGTCAATGGCGTGGGAGAGACTAAGGGGACCAAAGAAGATTTCTGCACAAGTTTTCCGGATTtatctgtttttcttctttttcctatttttgagAGAAAAGAACAACAATGTTTTTGACTTTGATTAGGTGTGTTTATGAAGTTCATGATACAGACATTACTCTGCACTATAACGACCGAATAAATGCCTCTCTTTGCCTTTTACGTCTGGTCTGACCTCAAATTAAAATTCAGTCCACCTTGAAAAAGAATGATCAATGGTGGCAGCTATagaaaagtgttttttttttttttttttaaagattaagATGGTTCTTACTTGgaccatatatataaacaagaagCTTTCAATTtgtaaatttggaaaaaatagtTGTAAGGTTTCCCTGCATTAAGAACAACAAATAGGAGGTGGTtttctataagaaaaataaaagcataACGAGAGAGAATGGACAGGAATTTAGTGGACCGGCGCCAGTTAGGGTTGACGTTTCTTCGTCGGTTCGTTTTCGATCATTAAAACTCTTTTGACCAACCGACGAAATAGACCTTTGCAGCTTCTTCCTTGCTTTCGCTTTTGAACTTTCTACCTTCTGTGCATTAAAACTGCTTACTACTTACACGGAACGCACGAATTTATCACTATTTGTCGTGGAAAATGTCGACATTTTTACTTCATTCCTCTTTGAAAATCagatattttctgaaaaaatttctggagggGGCACTCTTTACAGATGTTTATATCTAAAGGGACACTTATATCCATAGCATAACAAATATTTAGAGATATTAATTCGAAAATAAAGAAACCCTACCCATATGCTATACTCTGCCTCTGCCTTACCACATATCTTGGAATTACAATCTCTTCATATATGAGGTACGAGTAAGCTTATGTTTAACTAGAAGCATGTCTGTAGCAGTTCTAGTTTGCCAGCCATCCGGAGCAGAGTTGAAGCTCCTCTCCGTGTGTTAAGTGGCGACATCTTTTATGTTCTTCAACTTAACTTACACATAAGTTACGACCCATCCTCTTTGCCAATCGAACGAGAAACTCATCGCATATAGTAAGCATTGGAACATCGCTTTCGTCAACTGCGACAAAAAGTCAAGGTCTCAAGTGCAATAGCGGTGCTGCTGCACATCACGTCCGACCGCAGCGGTGCTGCACATCATCCACGGGGTACTGGGTCACCGGGACTCTGTCAAACAGGTCACTTTCCTTCACGATCTGAGATGCAGGTGACGACCGACTGGCAAGTCAATCAGACCCGGATGgacgtttggatctggatatgaaCCAAACTTTAAGGCACTAAAACTGAATCTGTATCCATGTCTGGTGCCCTTCCTACATCGTAGAATACATTTTTAATGTGCTTTTACATGCAAAGGTCTTGGATCTTAATTGAAACACCGTAACAGATCGGGTCCCAGCTGCAAATTTCGCCAGCTAAAAGCATCATGATTTAATAACTGGAGCCCATATGGGTTCAACCCGAGTATTAGTTGAACGTCCTTCCTCACCACCAAACCCTTCGCGCCGGTAGGTTGAAGCTGATAAGTACACATAGTGGAAGTCTGCTGTCAATCTTTTTCTAGATCATTCCTTGTAAACAGCAAATGTTAAGTGAACAAAAAACTTCAACGCTTATGTTGCAgataaaagtaataaaagaaCTTCAAAGTTTATGTTGCAGACAAAGGTAATAAAAAAGCTTCAAAGTTTATGTGTCAAACTTTTTGCTGGTAGTTGGATCTGAGAGAGGCAGGTCCGTAACTCAACATTTCACATCTAAAGGGTTAAGTAGTTCGGTATCAAATCCAGACCGGAATCGTTCCTACTGTAGGCAACCAAACCAGATTTCGGATGGGAGGAGTAGAAAGTGGGGTTTTTCAAATTCCCGTTTGGATGGTCGGCGCAAAACTCTGGATCCGATTTGTGAGTGTTTGGCTTCTTTCCTACGCTGCTGCTTCGTTTATCTCGTGATCTTCCCTTTTCCCTccatttttggctttttctcGATTTGGGTAGTCCCggaaatttccttttctttttataaattgccGACGCCCAACTTTCGTCACTCTGGTTCTTCTTGGAATTCCCTTACGCGCGAGGGATTAGGGTTTTGTGGATTCGGAAGGAGATACATGGAACAAGAATTGGATATCAGCCAACGTTGGTAAGTCTTGTTGGCGCCACTGATCGATCGACCGATGCTAGACTTTTGTACTCTGAATGAattcttttttggtttctttgatTAGTTCTCTGATTTCTGACCGTCTGTATCTTCAGAATATTAAGATTTCCTGTTCTCCTTTGGTCATGTGGGTTGTCTTGAATTGATCATTTCCATGTTCTTCTTGTGGTACGAACACGTAAAGTTCCATAGATTTCGTTTGTTAATTATTATCTGctgctttttgtttctttttcatttgacaGTGGGCTTCACTGCGTTTAATTTCTTCCTTAATCCGTGGCGGGTGATCTGAAACTAGCGCCGGATTTGTTTCTGTTTCTGATTCTGAATGGCTAGTGTTGGGGAAGAGACCATGGGAGACGGAAGGAAGGCTAATCCTGATATAGGCGTGATGAATGAAGGAGATGTTAATGTCCTCGAGGAACCTTGCCCGGCCGTCATCGAATTTTTAGATGTTGGAGATTGCGGGAAGTGTTCCTCAGATTGTCGTGAGATGGATGGGAGTGAGTGGGGACTTTGTACAGAGAAGCAACTAGAGGAGTTGTTGTTGAAGAATTTGGAATTCCTTTACAATGAAGCTATATGCAAGATCGTTTCATTGGGATATGATGAAGATGTTGCGTTGAAGGCAGTGCTGAGAAACGGGCACTGTTATGGAAGTGGGGATGTGCTGTCGAACATCATTCACAATGCGCTAGCATACTTGACTAGTGATGCTAATGGGGGTCTAGATGAGTctggttttgtttttggagaATTGAAGCAACTGGAAGAGTATTCATTGGCTGGGATTGTCTGCTTGCTTCAGCAAGTTAGACCCCAATTAAGTAAAGGAGATGCAATGTGGTGCCTCCTTATGAGTGATCTTCACGTTGGCCGGGCAAGCGCATTGGAGTTTCCACTTACTTCAACTGAAAAAGATGGAGTTCGCAACGAAACGGAAGAAGGGAGCCCACTACCATCACCCGGAGGTGTCTCAGTTCCTGTGCCAATTCGTCCTCCTTTAAATTTGGTTCCTGGAGCTGAATCTTCTGAGACTTGTAAATCATATGGTGGATTGGGGTTTCGAGGTGAAGGTCTAACCATGAGTGGAATTACAAATGTCACGGATCCTACGAATTTGGTTCCAACGACTGTAAATGTTGATGGAGATCTAAGCAACCTGAACGAGACTCCTGTGGGAGTGTCAATGTTAAGACGAAATGCAGCTGCTGTGTTCCCAACTCGCTTTCCAGAAGTCTTAAAAGCAGATGGATGCAATCCTCTCAGTTCTTCCGCAGGTTGCTATCATGATCATCCTTCACTCACCTTATGCATGCACCACCATAAAGGGAAAAGTGAGTTGGGTGGGCTTTCTTTGTTGAAGAACCAAGCAGATATGGTGCATGGGAGCACGGGTGCTGCTCACCTGGTGACTGTGTCTGCAAGATCTGAACTGCCTAGTGGAATTGATTCCGTGTCAAAGGTTTCTCCTGAAAACTGTGAAAACTCGAAGGAGACTGATAATCCTGATATTGTATCCTCCATAGCAAGTAACCTAGAAAACATGCATATTAGCGACAAACTTGATGGAACGAGTGACCAAAGAGATGAAATGATCTCCAAATTAACTCACCAAATAGGAATGTTGGAGAGGCAACTTCAGGAGAGAATGGAGTGGGCCCAAAAGAAAGCACTGCAAGCTGCTAAAAAGCTAAGCAGTGATCTCACAGAGCTTAAGATGTTGAGAATGGAAAGAGAGGAAACTCTGCACCAGAAAAATAAACAGTCACTTGAGGATGCAACCATGAAGAAGCTCTCTGACCTGGAAGCTGCATTGAAGAAGGCGGGTGCCCAAGTTGATCGTGCTAATGCAGCTGTAAAGCATCTCGAAACAGAAAATGCGGAAATCAGGGCTGAGATGGTTGCAGCAAAATTAAGTGCAGCTGAGTCAGTTAAGACATGTCTAGAGGTTGAGAAGCGAGAGAAAAAGATCCAGAAAAAGCTATCAGCATGGGAGAAGCAGAAAACGAAGTTGCAGGAGGAAGTGGCTGAGGAGAAACGGAAGAATAATCAACTGCAGCAACAGTTGCATCTTGTCAAGGAAGCACAAAAGGAAGCTGAGGTCAGTAAATAGCTAAAATTTCCTTATGCATGACCTTTTGTTTCTCTGCTTATTTAGTGCACTGCAATTGTTTTACCGTTCAACtacttttcctaggtttctgtGCATTTTGAGTTGCTTGTTTCTTTAGAAATGTGTAGGAGTGTCATTTCAATCTTTTGTGTTAGATATTCATTATGCTGACTGCCACTCTCTCCCCTGTCTCTCACGATATGACCAATCTTATTGtcacaatttcatttttttaacaattctGAGTACAGAATATTGTGTGAGgatttttttgagttttctgTTCTACCCCTTTTTCAGCCATTGCGTTATTGTAACAGATAAAGTGGAAACATGAACTGGAAGCGAAGGAGAAGGCAATCTCACAAGTGGAGGAGGAAAGAAGAGCCAAGGAAGGCACTCAAGTTAACATTACAAGGAGGCAGGAGGCGCTACGCCGCAAGATTGAAATAGATTTTCAACGGCACAAGGATGACATTCAAAGGCTTGAAGAGGAATACTTGCGCCTTAAAGCATCATCAAGATCCACTCAGCTTAATTGCTCGTCGACCACACAATCAACTTGTGATGTGGATATggcaaaaaaggtaaaagaatCACATAAAAAGGCTACCAATGAGCTGGACAAAACTCAAGAATCATCTTGTAGAGAGAACAAGTGTGGTAGGGAATGTGTGTTTTGCATGAGAGAGGAGGTTTCAATAGTTTTCCTACCATGTGCTCATCAGGTTCTGTGTGTTGGCTGCAATGAGGCCCATGAGAAACAGCCTAAGAAA
Protein-coding regions in this window:
- the LOC116252154 gene encoding plant intracellular Ras-group-related LRR protein 5-like isoform X2, which gives rise to MSVRRKVELQEMRRNLIMLRSHEQRKEVLFLLKRDKIFEGFDQLIQKASDMLVSSEGHGIQVGSFVHETPVIKGETKKETGHEKAMSGVPTKDISDDNQKSVVSVDSVKPALVKDGENPEKLSLINLASLIEASQRSGVTELDLQGKLLDQMEWLPVSLGKLSNLVTLNLAENRIMVLPSTVGELKSLVKLDLHSNQLMNLPDSFGDLSSLVELDLHGNLLKYLPNAFRNLSSLTNLDLSTNQLSTLPETFGNLTRLRRLNIETNEFEELPHWIGLCSSLTELRADFNQLKALPEAIGKLETLEILTLHYNRIKRLPTTMASLVNLKELDVSFNELESLPESLCLVTSLVKLNIAKNFADLRSLPRSIGNLELLEELDISDNQIRVLPDSFGLLTKLRVLRADETPLELPPREIATLGAQEVVQYMAEHGRQKDRKVEPAKINWFWHWLLCLFSSVKVKHENVGASV
- the LOC116252154 gene encoding plant intracellular Ras-group-related LRR protein 5-like isoform X1; its protein translation is MAIQLRSKPPALIETVEEIMGIYRSLPRRPTIDEVQAAMVVMQTLEDEERQRMEEISWMEEPEGVPKELFRVLQEMRRNLIMLRSHEQRKEVLFLLKRDKIFEGFDQLIQKASDMLVSSEGHGIQVGSFVHETPVIKGETKKETGHEKAMSGVPTKDISDDNQKSVVSVDSVKPALVKDGENPEKLSLINLASLIEASQRSGVTELDLQGKLLDQMEWLPVSLGKLSNLVTLNLAENRIMVLPSTVGELKSLVKLDLHSNQLMNLPDSFGDLSSLVELDLHGNLLKYLPNAFRNLSSLTNLDLSTNQLSTLPETFGNLTRLRRLNIETNEFEELPHWIGLCSSLTELRADFNQLKALPEAIGKLETLEILTLHYNRIKRLPTTMASLVNLKELDVSFNELESLPESLCLVTSLVKLNIAKNFADLRSLPRSIGNLELLEELDISDNQIRVLPDSFGLLTKLRVLRADETPLELPPREIATLGAQEVVQYMAEHGRQKDRKVEPAKINWFWHWLLCLFSSVKVKHENVGASV
- the LOC116253122 gene encoding MND1-interacting protein 1-like, whose protein sequence is MASVGEETMGDGRKANPDIGVMNEGDVNVLEEPCPAVIEFLDVGDCGKCSSDCREMDGSEWGLCTEKQLEELLLKNLEFLYNEAICKIVSLGYDEDVALKAVLRNGHCYGSGDVLSNIIHNALAYLTSDANGGLDESGFVFGELKQLEEYSLAGIVCLLQQVRPQLSKGDAMWCLLMSDLHVGRASALEFPLTSTEKDGVRNETEEGSPLPSPGGVSVPVPIRPPLNLVPGAESSETCKSYGGLGFRGEGLTMSGITNVTDPTNLVPTTVNVDGDLSNLNETPVGVSMLRRNAAAVFPTRFPEVLKADGCNPLSSSAGCYHDHPSLTLCMHHHKGKSELGGLSLLKNQADMVHGSTGAAHLVTVSARSELPSGIDSVSKVSPENCENSKETDNPDIVSSIASNLENMHISDKLDGTSDQRDEMISKLTHQIGMLERQLQERMEWAQKKALQAAKKLSSDLTELKMLRMEREETLHQKNKQSLEDATMKKLSDLEAALKKAGAQVDRANAAVKHLETENAEIRAEMVAAKLSAAESVKTCLEVEKREKKIQKKLSAWEKQKTKLQEEVAEEKRKNNQLQQQLHLVKEAQKEAEIKWKHELEAKEKAISQVEEERRAKEGTQVNITRRQEALRRKIEIDFQRHKDDIQRLEEEYLRLKASSRSTQLNCSSTTQSTCDVDMAKKVKESHKKATNELDKTQESSCRENKCGRECVFCMREEVSIVFLPCAHQVLCVGCNEAHEKQPKKRCPSCDTGIEQRIRVYGVSS
- the LOC116253126 gene encoding E3 ubiquitin-protein ligase PUB23-like, which encodes MEVPPYFKCPISMELMTDPVTACTGVTYDRKSIERWICGCRKSTCPATMQNLENFNFTPNHTLKRLIDSWKQSQGLLQPASSSTQKRVDSKEMADLLRTIESSLFKVSSLRKLRELLESGGDNSELLVQAGGIEVISGLLCREWNENGGEDFVAFRSSEESVAILHSLPLETISSSTIQFLTRPDCLRTLVLMLQTGSSESRFHAVSVLRKITREETNWRQIVRDQGTNLFKALLELLSDGICTEATSSVLEILVDILTVSRYSRVKAVEAGSVGVLIELLPDSSRGRCEKMMVVLKLLCQTADGRSAFVDHAMAVAVVTKKIMTVSELVTKLGVKILGLICEYHPTERFLEQMAELGAVSKLSGVLQLNGGPAANSLRERALKMLKMHGNAWKQHRCFPLQLQDYLRVIDENENLSRH